In the genome of Bremerella sp. JC817, one region contains:
- a CDS encoding carboxypeptidase regulatory-like domain-containing protein, producing the protein MIPSNWTEFAILSIAQVSLICLVTSLLIAFQPHHPARRFSMGMTGLLLLLAAPLFTLLLPVSSWRAETKAPAAPAKVVVQIPRIAEPTPVAESFQEITIDRQAPLDLPLPEHVIESEPPVPASSPSTMPETLNTPPRSKTAGTSPSNWNVAGMLSAIWLLGATLSGMVWFLRSLMIRRLIQRAGVHQLTEEERSRLESVTQQAAIAVGLTQPPSVVVSQLTMPFVVGMFRSTVYVPANLLQADQTEALRDVLIHEFAHVVRRDGLGSFLQRVATLVWWWHPLVHLLGLQISRSREEICDNYVLNQAEPIQYAETLFHLASTASPWNTPAPVLNMIGFRWTMTQRIRGMIHPNRNKVTQFSVRFCLVMLALLGGSLYLIGGVQADEQPVTKKPQPTTPIAAALPQAVAPPLQSIRLHGKCLDDRGDPLPGVTIQVLRIASDFRTTTPLAKTVSDEEGRFEFADVETAATPQGDLMLVAALAEHASAGKRVGPTNAKSEERDLVLAKHPVKLTGFVSNDKGTVIPGATVYVTSCGLEPIPGVWTAVTDANGRYEISDLRRWNPEDTATFDKKTGVGMMTTGMNFYVSHPDYPLTTALASRIPDEVNVTLTKAAIVEGSVIDDVTGKPVAGAPIMAQGIARDRTFETTTDADGRYQLRMTKDHYNIWSSMDERVPIAVKNQAAIPGQTLKNADIHLVTGGFIVGKVYQSGEQLSNGTDAESGRPIFIAHYGPARPKTGAAVTSARVNKDGTYRLRVAPGGNYVYSMTNSGTRAYVHVPPGAEVTQDIHLDETPPSMAEDADDRLARYLRHRAEREDAGETLAPSTSNQTFLPSRLRSETPTGKLLDRLEEVSKGPDVYTDRWAKIIQQIVELGPDAIPELSNELSTSESGLMQSCCAFALRAIGDPQAIPVLIENIPRTLRGPSSDMGLRATDPTLTKFMQQHDLDEKNEDNRYGLGRPVREVFGALQKLTGQKFDEETLYGVFDGGTSRQRQLKRDLYQKSGNRWAAWWKAHANEFTADPSTVQIELLPLPALEPEPQASQFYAVDPQLGSFVNHTLAAYQEPTNKLTFVFEDLDTGRRSPLPEKWKKLEDPASHEEEIVAWATEEGYDLMGTVYQPPGDAEGVFAIKLLGGKAWELSRGYWNNIPAKVNWEGLAQQSHPVDDLLLHFDQEKEVIEPKAHAPFMLETSHGTRLILNVGVPVHDDTQTTGGVYPGDNELNPVGFRKGRRFGGRVLVPATGKSR; encoded by the coding sequence ATGATTCCATCCAACTGGACCGAGTTCGCCATCCTTTCGATCGCCCAGGTCAGTCTCATCTGCCTTGTGACGTCACTCTTAATTGCCTTTCAGCCGCACCATCCGGCCCGTCGCTTCAGCATGGGCATGACCGGTTTGTTGCTACTTCTCGCGGCTCCGCTGTTCACGTTGTTGTTACCGGTCTCCAGTTGGCGGGCGGAGACGAAGGCACCAGCGGCGCCAGCGAAGGTTGTCGTTCAGATTCCAAGGATCGCTGAACCAACGCCAGTCGCAGAATCGTTTCAAGAGATCACCATCGATCGGCAGGCGCCCCTCGATCTACCGTTGCCCGAGCATGTAATCGAATCGGAACCTCCGGTCCCCGCATCCTCTCCGTCGACGATGCCGGAGACGCTCAACACGCCACCAAGAAGCAAGACTGCGGGTACGTCGCCATCGAATTGGAATGTAGCGGGCATGCTGTCGGCGATTTGGCTGTTGGGTGCTACGCTCTCGGGCATGGTCTGGTTCCTGCGAAGCTTGATGATTCGCAGATTGATCCAGCGTGCTGGTGTGCATCAGTTGACCGAGGAAGAGCGATCCCGTCTCGAATCAGTAACCCAACAAGCCGCAATTGCAGTCGGCCTGACTCAACCGCCATCGGTAGTGGTCAGCCAACTGACGATGCCATTTGTTGTCGGTATGTTCCGCTCGACCGTCTACGTTCCAGCGAATCTGCTTCAAGCCGATCAAACGGAAGCCCTGCGCGATGTGCTCATTCACGAGTTCGCCCACGTGGTTCGACGTGATGGACTTGGTAGTTTTCTGCAGCGCGTGGCAACGCTGGTCTGGTGGTGGCATCCGCTGGTCCATCTGCTTGGTCTACAGATCTCGCGGTCACGGGAAGAGATCTGTGATAACTACGTGCTGAATCAGGCCGAACCGATCCAGTATGCCGAGACCCTCTTTCATCTCGCATCGACCGCCTCGCCGTGGAACACGCCAGCACCGGTGCTCAACATGATTGGCTTCCGTTGGACAATGACGCAAAGGATTCGCGGTATGATTCATCCCAATCGAAACAAGGTAACCCAGTTCAGCGTTCGCTTTTGCCTGGTGATGCTGGCTCTATTGGGCGGAAGCCTCTATCTGATCGGAGGCGTTCAGGCCGACGAACAACCCGTAACGAAGAAGCCGCAGCCAACAACGCCCATTGCAGCCGCATTGCCTCAAGCCGTCGCGCCGCCGCTGCAATCAATACGGCTTCATGGCAAGTGCCTCGACGATCGCGGCGATCCTCTGCCAGGGGTAACCATTCAAGTGTTGCGGATTGCTTCTGACTTCCGCACAACGACGCCCCTCGCCAAAACGGTCAGCGACGAAGAAGGGCGGTTCGAGTTTGCCGATGTCGAGACAGCCGCGACACCCCAAGGAGATTTGATGCTCGTCGCCGCGTTGGCGGAACATGCCTCCGCGGGCAAACGTGTTGGGCCAACAAACGCAAAGTCGGAAGAACGAGACCTTGTTCTGGCCAAGCATCCAGTGAAGCTGACCGGATTTGTCAGCAACGACAAAGGGACCGTGATCCCAGGTGCGACCGTTTATGTGACCAGTTGCGGCCTGGAGCCGATTCCGGGAGTCTGGACCGCCGTGACCGATGCCAATGGTCGTTACGAGATATCTGATCTTCGTCGTTGGAATCCGGAAGATACGGCTACGTTCGACAAGAAGACTGGCGTCGGCATGATGACGACCGGAATGAATTTCTACGTTTCCCACCCGGACTATCCGTTGACAACCGCCCTCGCAAGTCGCATTCCCGACGAAGTCAACGTCACGCTAACAAAGGCTGCGATTGTGGAAGGCTCGGTCATCGACGACGTGACCGGTAAACCAGTGGCCGGAGCTCCGATCATGGCCCAGGGGATCGCTCGCGACCGCACGTTTGAAACCACGACCGACGCCGATGGCCGGTATCAGTTGCGAATGACGAAAGATCATTACAACATCTGGTCTTCCATGGACGAACGTGTTCCTATCGCGGTTAAGAATCAGGCAGCCATCCCTGGGCAGACCTTGAAGAACGCCGACATTCACCTGGTGACGGGCGGGTTTATCGTCGGCAAGGTCTATCAGTCTGGCGAACAGCTATCTAACGGAACGGACGCGGAAAGCGGCCGTCCGATTTTTATCGCCCACTACGGACCGGCCCGGCCCAAGACCGGTGCCGCGGTGACGTCGGCCCGTGTCAATAAAGATGGAACCTATCGCTTGCGCGTCGCCCCTGGCGGCAACTACGTCTATTCGATGACGAATAGCGGAACGCGAGCTTACGTTCATGTTCCGCCGGGTGCCGAGGTGACGCAGGATATCCATCTCGACGAAACACCACCCTCCATGGCGGAAGATGCCGACGATCGTCTGGCGCGTTATCTTCGCCACCGAGCCGAGCGGGAAGATGCTGGCGAAACGCTCGCCCCAAGCACGTCGAATCAGACCTTCTTACCAAGCCGTCTACGATCAGAAACGCCCACAGGCAAGCTTCTGGATCGGTTGGAAGAAGTAAGCAAAGGTCCTGACGTCTATACGGATCGCTGGGCCAAGATCATCCAGCAGATCGTCGAGCTCGGCCCCGACGCGATCCCGGAATTGAGCAACGAACTTTCGACCTCCGAAAGTGGGTTGATGCAAAGCTGTTGTGCCTTCGCCTTGCGAGCGATTGGTGACCCGCAGGCCATTCCGGTACTCATCGAAAACATTCCTCGGACGCTCCGCGGCCCCAGTTCCGACATGGGTCTGCGAGCGACCGACCCCACACTGACGAAGTTCATGCAACAACATGATCTGGACGAAAAGAATGAAGACAATCGCTACGGACTGGGTCGTCCCGTTCGCGAAGTCTTCGGAGCACTTCAGAAGCTTACCGGTCAGAAGTTTGACGAAGAGACGTTGTACGGGGTCTTCGATGGGGGAACCAGTCGGCAGCGGCAGTTGAAACGAGATCTGTATCAGAAGAGCGGGAACCGCTGGGCGGCCTGGTGGAAAGCTCACGCGAATGAGTTCACCGCTGATCCGTCGACCGTGCAGATCGAGTTATTGCCACTACCAGCGTTGGAACCGGAACCTCAAGCATCGCAGTTTTACGCGGTTGATCCACAGCTCGGCAGCTTTGTTAACCACACGCTGGCGGCTTACCAGGAACCGACCAATAAGTTGACCTTTGTCTTCGAAGACCTCGATACCGGTCGTCGATCTCCTTTGCCCGAGAAGTGGAAGAAGCTTGAAGACCCCGCTTCGCACGAAGAGGAAATCGTGGCCTGGGCAACGGAGGAAGGCTACGACTTGATGGGCACCGTCTATCAACCGCCAGGCGATGCCGAGGGAGTTTTCGCCATCAAGCTGCTTGGTGGGAAGGCCTGGGAATTGAGCCGCGGGTATTGGAACAACATCCCCGCCAAGGTCAACTGGGAAGGCCTTGCCCAACAGTCCCATCCGGTCGACGACTTGCTGTTGCACTTCGATCAAGAGAAAGAAGTCATCGAACCGAAAGCCCATGCCCCGTTCATGCTGGAAACGTCCCACGGAACACGACTCATCTTAAACGTCGGGGTGCCGGTGCACGACGACACGCAGACCACCGGTGGCGTCTATCCTGGCGACAACGAGCTAAACCCGGTCGGTTTTCGTAAAGGACGGCGTTTTGGAGGAAGAGTGCTCGTTCCGGCAACCGGCAAGAGTCGCTAG
- a CDS encoding glycosyltransferase — MNDPASISIVVSTYERPGHLANCLRSIQNQAINACSCEVIVTDDGSQGPETEACVAAFAQQWPGRTIFLTQPKEGFRLAKCRNRAVVVSTGQQLVFLDADCIVPPHFLQAMTGGLKQGVVLASDCYRLSQAATADIDNRAIDTWEIDPKIEVTERRRLTRKTFRARIYSLLSIPMRPRLTGCAFACHRDDLLKINGFDENYIGWGFEDRDLQRRLAMKGVRARTVLHRVKAVHQWHATDTTFARNGIGTANREYYHRAETSAYCVNGLDQYRCEAIDRITFPARRDWQVIADIAQLQQQTSARPLVDLLLPTLPSDQAYSPVPILVHSL, encoded by the coding sequence ATGAATGATCCGGCCAGCATCAGCATTGTCGTATCCACGTACGAGCGCCCCGGCCATTTGGCGAATTGCCTGCGATCGATCCAGAATCAGGCAATCAATGCGTGCTCGTGCGAAGTGATTGTGACCGACGACGGATCGCAAGGTCCTGAAACCGAAGCCTGCGTTGCCGCCTTTGCCCAGCAGTGGCCAGGCCGCACCATCTTTTTGACGCAGCCCAAAGAGGGCTTTCGACTTGCGAAATGTCGCAATCGCGCTGTCGTCGTTTCGACCGGTCAGCAGCTTGTATTCCTCGACGCCGACTGCATCGTTCCGCCTCACTTTCTGCAGGCGATGACTGGTGGCTTGAAGCAAGGCGTGGTGTTGGCCAGCGACTGTTACCGTCTTTCGCAAGCAGCAACCGCGGATATCGACAACCGGGCGATTGATACTTGGGAGATCGATCCGAAGATCGAAGTAACGGAACGTAGAAGACTTACGCGGAAAACCTTTCGCGCGAGGATCTACAGCCTGTTGTCCATCCCGATGCGTCCCCGACTGACCGGCTGTGCGTTCGCTTGCCATCGCGACGATCTGCTGAAGATCAACGGCTTCGACGAGAACTACATCGGCTGGGGCTTTGAAGATCGCGATCTTCAGCGGCGGCTGGCGATGAAAGGTGTCCGAGCCCGCACGGTGCTGCATCGCGTGAAAGCGGTGCACCAGTGGCATGCCACCGACACAACCTTCGCCCGCAACGGGATTGGTACCGCGAATCGCGAATATTATCATCGCGCCGAAACATCAGCTTACTGCGTCAATGGGCTGGATCAGTATCGGTGCGAAGCGATCGACCGCATAACCTTTCCAGCTCGTCGCGATTGGCAAGTCATCGCCGACATCGCTCAGCTTCAACAGCAGACATCAGCGCGGCCGCTGGTTGATCTGCTCCTACCCACGCTTCCAAGCGATCAGGCATACTCCCCGGTGCCGATCCTGGTTCATTCCTTGTAA
- a CDS encoding polysaccharide deacetylase family protein — MKWLSYRKLAKQAERLGINRLVRMIGSWRGLLVLTYHRIGNADACSFDRGVFSADEPLFRQQMEFVRDHFEVVTIDDVIEKPSHYWQNRQAVLITFDDGYVDNYEIAFPILKQLGIPALFFVATDFIDRQTIAWWDEIAWMMRQIPTDETADELDDKICEVVERYYGLIGSEAEDYLEQLGRDLGCGRFEGKSPLWMNWDMLREMAANGMRFGGHTVTHPILTRIDESRWDHELSEGKRRLEAETGTAVEAFSYPVGNPDCLSVQLMERTAGQFQVAFSCYGGVNHASRDSRWNRLNLQRWPIYGPMRQFRITVTWPQLQN, encoded by the coding sequence ATGAAATGGCTCTCGTATCGCAAGCTGGCCAAGCAAGCCGAGCGTTTGGGAATTAATCGCCTGGTCCGCATGATTGGATCGTGGCGCGGCTTGTTGGTGCTTACCTATCATCGCATCGGTAACGCGGATGCCTGCTCGTTCGACCGCGGGGTCTTCAGTGCCGACGAACCACTCTTCCGGCAACAGATGGAGTTCGTCCGCGATCACTTTGAAGTGGTAACCATCGACGATGTCATCGAGAAACCGTCCCACTATTGGCAGAACCGTCAGGCCGTCCTGATCACCTTCGACGATGGATACGTCGACAACTACGAAATCGCATTTCCGATTCTTAAGCAGCTTGGTATCCCGGCGTTGTTTTTTGTCGCCACCGATTTCATCGACCGCCAGACAATCGCCTGGTGGGATGAGATTGCCTGGATGATGCGGCAGATACCTACGGATGAAACTGCGGACGAACTCGACGACAAAATCTGCGAAGTCGTCGAACGTTATTACGGTTTGATCGGCTCGGAAGCTGAAGACTACCTGGAACAGCTCGGCCGCGACCTGGGATGCGGACGATTTGAAGGGAAGTCGCCGCTGTGGATGAACTGGGATATGCTTCGCGAGATGGCTGCCAATGGCATGCGTTTCGGCGGGCATACCGTCACCCACCCAATTCTTACTCGCATCGACGAGTCTCGCTGGGACCACGAACTGTCCGAAGGGAAGCGCCGCCTCGAGGCCGAGACCGGAACCGCAGTCGAGGCATTTAGCTATCCGGTCGGCAATCCTGATTGCTTGAGCGTCCAATTGATGGAGCGGACTGCCGGTCAATTTCAAGTCGCGTTCAGTTGCTATGGAGGCGTGAATCATGCCTCGCGAGACTCTCGCTGGAACCGCTTGAATTTACAGCGTTGGCCGATCTATGGACCGATGCGACAGTTCCGAATCACCGTCACGTGGCCACAACTACAGAACTAA
- a CDS encoding capsular polysaccharide synthesis protein, with protein sequence MRIQTLWIGGELSRLEHLCLSSFVHHHPGQVDLYCYDDEVGNVPGGVRICDANDIVPASSVFSYFKGSYAGFADLFRWELLLKQGGYWIDTDMLCIRPFDFEQSIVFGKETESYGKTFWSAAVGVLKFPAGHPACQTMVDRCLNPHRADRLDRPAQRWKKWYRRNFTRSITPVTWGGAGGPKGFAYAIEQHNLQPYMLDNTVFYPVHGTLWRSPFDATYEGDYHLFQKTRGVHLWNEMLRSNGFDKNAPYQEGSLAAYYEQKYVAAKENDRPSLRIFAVHEHQVDDANLEVSSVSRAA encoded by the coding sequence ATGCGAATTCAAACCTTGTGGATCGGTGGCGAGCTCTCGCGGCTGGAACATCTTTGCCTCAGTTCGTTCGTCCACCACCATCCTGGTCAGGTCGATCTGTACTGTTACGACGACGAGGTCGGCAACGTGCCTGGTGGAGTTCGTATTTGCGATGCGAACGACATTGTGCCTGCGAGTTCGGTGTTCTCTTACTTTAAAGGATCGTATGCAGGATTCGCCGATCTGTTTCGCTGGGAACTCTTGCTGAAACAAGGTGGCTACTGGATCGACACCGACATGCTTTGCATTCGACCGTTCGATTTCGAGCAGTCGATTGTGTTCGGCAAAGAGACCGAGAGTTACGGCAAGACGTTTTGGAGCGCGGCGGTCGGGGTTTTAAAGTTTCCCGCCGGGCATCCGGCCTGTCAAACGATGGTCGATCGCTGCTTGAATCCGCATCGGGCCGATCGCCTCGATCGTCCGGCGCAGCGTTGGAAGAAATGGTATCGACGAAACTTCACCCGCAGCATCACGCCAGTGACGTGGGGCGGAGCAGGGGGCCCCAAAGGCTTCGCTTACGCGATCGAGCAACACAATCTCCAGCCGTATATGTTAGATAACACCGTCTTCTACCCTGTTCACGGAACCCTCTGGCGAAGCCCCTTCGACGCAACGTACGAGGGCGACTACCATCTCTTCCAGAAAACCCGCGGCGTCCACCTTTGGAACGAAATGCTCCGCTCCAACGGCTTCGACAAAAACGCCCCCTACCAAGAAGGCTCGCTGGCAGCTTACTACGAACAGAAATACGTTGCCGCAAAAGAAAACGACCGGCCGTCACTGCGGATCTTTGCCGTGCATGAGCATCAAGTTGACGATGCCAACCTAGAAGTATCAAGCGTCAGCCGCGCTGCCTAA
- a CDS encoding protein kinase, with protein MIALSRETRTLVQAFEEAWFGEEQPDIQAFYLSWRDSVPATEWDSFLHWLVRVDMEFRIRRRGQADCPTVIFLDHYAGKYPDAFRAEQVPDDLLVCEYLARLQTGSVPDLEELLEKFSASRRLPSIARRLAEELEDGIASSLPVIPGYVILAEIGRGGMGVVYSALELRLNRKVAVKLILPDRGFGGVVNHRFLREAQTLAGLDSEKFVPIYDCGEATSPANARYFTMRLISGTGNERPETLMKALFRRRSVEDGLEIWIRKFIEICDAVAIAHHYPGSPILHRDLKPSNIVLDLNGTPWVIDWGLAKPCRATEEVVASSLKENSDAIKNGDRCGELTVDGEIIGTPSYMPPEQANAVHEKVDTTSDVFSLGAILCVILTGKPPYVARTPMQLVAAAQKADLSACRERLRDVREKYLVDVAITALNPNQNARYRTAAELRDALEYWFTNRANRQRQEELFDAKRPLQKSLRAAIVVAAVLLLLGSLGFAWRFYDSHRSEVTRRTEINNASESIEERLASVEADVADGRLAAAAQTLRDINSLKRQDLNEITTAKIIAARQLVEFAVAADELMEERLLSKLDHNLSKKQMVAKAERLLEQAGFSKSMIAPRLRDASPVLQSKVILVANELIEMIPVEGHPELLKGMRSLNPESIAVQLRLSDSPLSTIELTKIMKTLSASDLTPGNLDVLLRRNVEANSDPVRVLRLMEFQHRNNFWLSLYLAILFAAKENAGDLSKAANHKNEAVIWANAALERRPKSAVAMLVMALILDANDQDKLERLSAQIQENHPGSWMRHYVEALAKLSSGDARAAVALFEEANRVKGGDTYLVLRRVELLMALGQPDEVVRILENELASELDRLEVICASAICYLRLEQFAEAREACERLAKDFPSSSRSKIVQAIVLAGLGRVIEANAIYAGVDASEVHDDEYYIGGMVSDLAQGNLDSLYDRALYLSRYGKNFDFWLVRAILDGSLGRFEDAQSDYQRALAWLQRQNGRSFTVMGLQVSDEIPIRMQVVQWYSELDKQTSDKSRDEIEAMFRAQLREPLWGRIKVYSAEYLAIRGDYDISANLFEQVLPPKIRSNIDVNNVDQIIASISEILEVHRPDLQGENLDLSVWQQDIQRHWANRPPAEQAAVFQRLMQFLMEIDLGMFPSTAGMCNLRLAAARSACLASLGKSPGPIGSDQQRLHWRELAIAYLTTEFDSCQQIDISEGAPFAMQNRMSISRRLGQMLTHRDFKSLREVNTYATNPAERARLEQFWKDVRSFYDQIARI; from the coding sequence ATGATTGCACTTTCTCGTGAGACTCGCACGTTGGTACAGGCGTTCGAAGAGGCCTGGTTTGGAGAGGAGCAGCCTGATATTCAGGCTTTCTATCTCTCGTGGCGAGATTCAGTGCCAGCAACCGAGTGGGACTCGTTCCTACATTGGTTGGTCCGTGTCGATATGGAGTTCAGGATCCGACGACGTGGGCAAGCCGATTGTCCAACGGTCATTTTTTTGGATCACTATGCAGGCAAATATCCTGATGCCTTCCGCGCCGAACAAGTTCCAGACGATTTGTTGGTCTGCGAGTATTTAGCCAGGTTGCAGACTGGTTCCGTTCCAGATTTGGAAGAACTTCTCGAGAAATTTTCCGCTTCGAGGCGCCTGCCTTCGATAGCCCGAAGACTGGCAGAGGAACTAGAGGATGGTATTGCTAGTTCTCTACCGGTGATTCCGGGCTATGTGATTCTGGCGGAGATCGGTCGCGGCGGTATGGGGGTCGTTTATTCCGCGCTGGAACTACGACTCAATCGCAAGGTTGCGGTCAAGTTAATTCTGCCTGATCGTGGATTTGGCGGTGTGGTGAATCACCGTTTTCTGCGTGAAGCACAGACGCTAGCGGGCCTTGATTCAGAAAAATTCGTCCCGATCTATGATTGTGGCGAAGCAACGTCTCCTGCCAATGCTCGCTACTTCACCATGCGACTGATCTCGGGGACGGGCAACGAGCGACCAGAGACACTTATGAAGGCATTATTTCGTCGCCGCTCGGTCGAAGACGGCCTTGAGATCTGGATCCGTAAGTTTATCGAGATATGCGACGCAGTAGCGATTGCTCATCATTATCCCGGTTCCCCCATTCTTCATCGCGACCTGAAACCATCCAATATTGTTCTCGATCTAAATGGAACTCCGTGGGTTATCGATTGGGGGCTGGCCAAACCGTGTAGAGCCACGGAAGAAGTTGTTGCCTCGTCGCTAAAAGAAAACTCAGACGCGATAAAGAACGGCGATCGTTGCGGGGAACTTACAGTCGATGGTGAGATAATCGGTACGCCTAGCTATATGCCCCCCGAGCAAGCCAACGCAGTTCACGAAAAAGTTGACACAACGTCCGATGTATTCAGTCTGGGCGCGATCTTATGCGTGATCCTCACCGGTAAACCACCCTACGTGGCGCGAACACCAATGCAATTGGTCGCGGCGGCGCAAAAGGCAGATCTGAGTGCTTGTCGTGAACGTCTTCGTGATGTGCGTGAAAAATACCTCGTAGATGTCGCAATAACGGCATTGAATCCGAATCAAAATGCACGCTATCGGACGGCGGCGGAACTGCGTGACGCACTAGAGTATTGGTTTACAAACAGAGCAAACAGACAGAGGCAGGAAGAACTATTCGACGCGAAAAGACCACTGCAGAAATCGCTTCGAGCTGCGATTGTTGTCGCTGCGGTTTTACTGCTATTAGGCTCACTGGGGTTTGCCTGGCGCTTTTACGATAGTCATCGCAGCGAGGTTACGCGACGTACCGAAATCAATAACGCCAGTGAAAGCATCGAGGAGCGTTTAGCCAGTGTCGAGGCGGACGTCGCTGACGGGAGACTGGCAGCTGCTGCACAAACACTCCGGGATATTAACTCGCTAAAACGACAAGATTTGAACGAGATAACAACCGCGAAGATTATTGCCGCTCGGCAGCTTGTTGAGTTTGCTGTCGCCGCCGATGAGCTGATGGAGGAACGACTTCTTTCTAAGCTGGATCACAACCTATCTAAAAAGCAAATGGTTGCCAAAGCCGAAAGGCTCTTAGAGCAGGCCGGGTTTTCTAAATCCATGATTGCTCCTCGTCTGCGCGATGCGTCCCCCGTGCTGCAATCCAAGGTGATCCTGGTTGCCAATGAACTGATCGAGATGATCCCAGTGGAGGGACATCCTGAATTACTGAAAGGGATGCGGAGCCTGAATCCAGAATCGATTGCCGTTCAGCTTCGACTGTCCGATAGCCCACTATCGACGATCGAGTTAACGAAAATCATGAAGACTCTTTCTGCTTCTGATTTAACTCCGGGCAATCTAGATGTGTTGTTGCGGAGAAATGTGGAAGCAAATAGTGATCCTGTTCGAGTGTTACGATTGATGGAGTTTCAGCATCGCAATAATTTCTGGTTAAGTCTCTATCTTGCGATTCTCTTTGCGGCAAAAGAAAATGCCGGGGATCTTTCTAAGGCGGCAAATCATAAGAACGAAGCGGTTATCTGGGCTAATGCTGCTTTAGAGCGGCGTCCTAAGAGTGCAGTGGCAATGCTTGTAATGGCCCTCATTCTGGATGCCAACGACCAGGATAAGTTAGAGCGACTTTCGGCCCAAATTCAAGAGAATCATCCCGGCAGTTGGATGCGGCATTATGTCGAGGCATTGGCAAAACTATCGAGTGGTGATGCCAGGGCGGCGGTGGCGTTGTTCGAAGAAGCCAATCGGGTGAAAGGAGGTGATACCTATCTGGTGCTGCGCAGGGTCGAATTGCTAATGGCATTGGGGCAGCCTGACGAGGTTGTCAGAATCTTGGAAAACGAGTTAGCCTCTGAATTAGATAGACTGGAAGTAATATGTGCGAGTGCGATCTGTTACCTTCGGTTAGAGCAATTCGCGGAGGCGAGAGAAGCTTGCGAACGCCTGGCGAAAGACTTTCCATCTTCGAGCCGTTCAAAAATCGTTCAGGCGATTGTACTGGCAGGGCTTGGTCGAGTGATTGAGGCCAACGCCATCTACGCGGGGGTCGATGCAAGCGAAGTGCACGATGACGAATATTATATTGGTGGCATGGTCTCTGACTTGGCACAAGGAAATCTGGATTCACTATACGATCGAGCTTTGTATCTGTCGCGATATGGAAAGAACTTCGATTTCTGGTTGGTCCGCGCAATCCTGGATGGTAGCCTGGGGAGATTTGAAGACGCACAATCTGACTACCAACGGGCCTTAGCCTGGCTACAGCGGCAGAATGGGCGGTCATTTACGGTTATGGGCTTACAGGTAAGTGACGAGATCCCAATTCGAATGCAGGTCGTTCAGTGGTACTCCGAGCTGGATAAACAAACGAGTGACAAATCCCGCGATGAAATTGAGGCAATGTTCCGGGCACAACTGCGGGAGCCACTCTGGGGGCGTATCAAGGTCTATTCAGCGGAATATTTAGCGATTCGCGGCGACTACGATATCTCCGCCAACCTATTTGAGCAGGTTCTTCCGCCCAAAATCCGCTCGAATATCGACGTCAATAATGTCGATCAGATTATCGCCAGCATCAGTGAAATCCTTGAAGTCCATCGTCCAGACTTACAGGGCGAAAATCTTGATCTATCTGTTTGGCAGCAGGATATTCAACGGCACTGGGCAAATCGTCCACCGGCGGAGCAGGCTGCCGTGTTTCAGCGACTGATGCAGTTTCTTATGGAAATTGACCTTGGTATGTTCCCAAGTACCGCGGGAATGTGCAATCTTCGATTAGCAGCGGCCCGTTCTGCGTGTCTGGCATCTCTAGGCAAGAGTCCTGGCCCGATTGGCAGCGATCAGCAGAGACTACATTGGCGAGAACTGGCCATTGCCTATTTGACCACCGAATTCGATAGTTGCCAGCAAATTGATATCTCAGAAGGAGCACCATTCGCGATGCAGAACCGCATGTCCATATCACGGAGGCTCGGACAAATGCTCACGCACCGAGACTTTAAGTCCCTGCGCGAAGTTAATACATATGCCACGAACCCGGCTGAACGCGCTCGGCTGGAACAATTCTGGAAGGATGTCCGATCTTTCTACGATCAAATTGCAAGAATCTAA